From the bacterium genome, one window contains:
- a CDS encoding NosD domain-containing protein encodes MKRRRVAAPVLLLLAILLPAGCASTQRAAGTAAGAPETLPIETDTVWSGDVRVGGVVHVRKSATLTILPGTRVLFARRTFPQAADSHEGFAGPGIRVEGRIVAAGTEEHPILFTSEGTPDPGSWDKILFTFSEGNRFERCVFEGARYAFHSHFSGIEIRHCVFRDNEEGVRLGTSRVRIEDSVFTRNLVRGINFRECRNEIRRNLVYGNGDGIFLHSKTEASVVRENAIYGNRHFNLRLGDLHAGDIDVSGNWWGTGAEDAARRTIHDGSTTQGVGAARVAPILSAPPVTGAEIRGVVAAHMLPVAGARVRAYVSIAGGVWSGDPVAAARTDESGLFRLPVPPGRYFIVARADSAAGSLFAFPGKNPVSVDLGEKVEVGLPAVTVPAAPEARLSEASRSSIAIRATLDGTPVPGATVQASRPDRPDFRGPGEASAVTGAGGSATLYLPPGKYLLSAKKRPSGSPLGMVEEGGLFGVYPFSPVDLPAARSVAVEIPMFEKLGLLGGVADGERDGGQGTERESPVSLAGRAILGESPAEGYIVFFYRPAETIGRPVARSSAVSGSGAFTATLAGPGEYAAFLRKAIRGIPGGAEEERVGPVPMRVEGDRIVPPTLRFAVPEGKPRP; translated from the coding sequence GTGAAGCGAAGGCGGGTCGCGGCGCCGGTCCTCCTCCTTCTGGCGATCCTCCTGCCGGCGGGGTGCGCGTCCACGCAACGCGCCGCGGGGACCGCGGCCGGGGCGCCGGAAACCCTCCCCATTGAAACCGACACGGTCTGGAGCGGCGACGTTCGCGTCGGCGGGGTCGTGCACGTCCGGAAATCGGCGACCCTCACGATCCTTCCCGGAACGCGCGTCCTCTTCGCCAGGCGGACGTTTCCGCAGGCGGCCGATTCCCACGAGGGGTTCGCCGGCCCCGGGATCCGGGTAGAGGGGCGGATCGTCGCCGCGGGGACGGAAGAACATCCCATCCTGTTCACGAGCGAGGGAACGCCCGACCCCGGATCGTGGGACAAGATCCTGTTCACCTTCAGCGAGGGGAACCGGTTCGAGCGGTGCGTCTTCGAGGGCGCGCGGTACGCCTTCCACTCCCACTTTTCCGGCATCGAGATCCGCCACTGCGTATTCCGGGACAACGAGGAAGGGGTGCGCCTGGGGACTTCCCGCGTCCGGATCGAGGACTCCGTATTCACGCGGAACCTCGTCCGGGGAATCAACTTCCGGGAGTGCCGGAACGAGATCCGCCGGAACCTCGTGTACGGAAACGGCGACGGGATCTTCCTGCACTCGAAGACGGAAGCCTCCGTTGTGCGGGAAAACGCGATCTACGGGAACCGTCATTTCAACCTTCGCCTGGGCGACCTCCACGCGGGGGACATCGACGTTTCGGGGAACTGGTGGGGGACGGGCGCCGAGGATGCCGCCCGGCGCACGATCCACGACGGTTCCACGACACAAGGAGTCGGCGCCGCGCGGGTGGCCCCGATCCTTTCCGCGCCGCCGGTCACGGGGGCCGAGATCCGCGGGGTCGTTGCCGCGCACATGCTCCCCGTCGCCGGGGCGCGCGTCCGGGCGTACGTCTCGATCGCCGGAGGAGTATGGTCCGGGGATCCCGTCGCCGCCGCGCGCACGGACGAATCCGGGCTCTTCCGGCTGCCGGTGCCCCCGGGCCGCTACTTCATCGTCGCCAGGGCGGATTCCGCCGCCGGAAGCCTCTTCGCGTTCCCGGGAAAGAACCCGGTATCCGTGGACCTCGGCGAAAAAGTCGAGGTCGGTCTCCCCGCCGTGACGGTCCCGGCCGCCCCGGAAGCGCGCCTTTCGGAGGCGTCCCGTTCCTCCATCGCGATCCGCGCGACGCTCGATGGAACTCCCGTGCCCGGGGCGACCGTGCAGGCGTCCCGTCCGGACCGCCCCGATTTCCGCGGGCCCGGCGAGGCGTCCGCCGTGACCGGAGCCGGCGGCTCCGCGACCCTGTATCTGCCGCCGGGGAAGTACCTTCTCTCCGCGAAGAAGCGCCCGTCCGGTTCTCCCCTCGGGATGGTGGAGGAGGGGGGGCTCTTCGGCGTGTATCCGTTCTCCCCGGTGGACCTTCCGGCGGCGCGTTCCGTTGCGGTGGAGATCCCGATGTTCGAGAAGCTCGGCCTGCTCGGGGGAGTCGCGGACGGCGAACGCGACGGCGGGCAGGGAACGGAGCGGGAGAGTCCGGTCTCCCTCGCGGGGAGGGCGATCCTCGGGGAATCTCCCGCGGAAGGGTACATCGTGTTTTTCTACCGGCCGGCGGAGACGATCGGCCGGCCCGTCGCGCGCTCGTCCGCCGTTTCGGGATCGGGAGCGTTCACGGCGACCCTGGCCGGCCCCGGCGAGTACGCCGCGTTCCTGAGGAAGGCGATCCGCGGCATCCCCGGCGGCGCCGAGGAGGAACGGGTCGGCCCCGTTCCCATGCGGGTCGAGGGCGACCGGATCGTGCCCCCCACGCTCCGGTTCGCCGTCCCGGAAGGGAAGCCCCGCCCGTGA
- a CDS encoding right-handed parallel beta-helix repeat-containing protein, which translates to MVRFLGATKLTIALCLLLAAAGIAGSFLYQGNTSFGKPSAFNVFRSPFFLVPAGFLVLNILFCVIPRLREMPAGKPRTWSFAGLHLGLLLLAAGLAIDGVAGFVGTQYFPVGAPYSGYHNWRTGRDEALPFTVTVTGSEVRFHPRNLQVGVQDAGGKKVALFVVREGVSFEVPDAGLVVTPRKFDEERKALVLDASVGGTRHAGLTATREAPARVAGYAIVPVAYFNPEPSGYAARIRFDAPGRAPEETTLRINHPASYAGTSFSIVDLRRDPYGNAIVGLQMTREPGASLFWIGALLFGASMVTHLLLKNIARGTVAAVAVALLLSASPAASHAFGVVIDRDAAWEGEMRVTEPVTVEKGAILTIRPGTVVLLSGEDRDRDECADGYLQVFGELRVEGDRDRPVRFAALAPGKPWREIFFKDARAVIRHAVFEGAAWALHIHDGVVRVEDTLLRANGGGARMKGSGATFTRCVISGNGIGLRFWVGGPTVTASAIEGNGTGLFYREGTGGGKINGNRISNREWDVKIGEWASGDLDLSGNYWGASPGAVGRIRDYREHKDVGKVTLSPRLTVPPAGVPVEKSR; encoded by the coding sequence ATGGTCCGTTTCCTCGGGGCGACGAAGCTGACGATCGCACTGTGCCTCCTTCTCGCGGCGGCGGGGATCGCCGGGTCGTTCCTCTACCAGGGGAACACCTCCTTCGGGAAACCGTCGGCGTTCAATGTCTTCCGCTCGCCGTTCTTCCTGGTTCCCGCCGGATTCCTCGTCCTGAACATCCTGTTCTGCGTGATCCCCCGGCTACGGGAGATGCCCGCCGGAAAGCCGCGGACCTGGTCGTTCGCCGGGCTGCACCTCGGCCTTCTTCTCCTGGCCGCGGGACTGGCGATCGACGGCGTGGCCGGCTTCGTCGGCACGCAATACTTCCCGGTGGGCGCGCCGTATTCGGGGTACCACAACTGGCGGACGGGAAGGGACGAGGCGCTCCCGTTCACCGTCACGGTGACCGGCTCCGAGGTCCGTTTCCATCCGCGGAACCTTCAGGTGGGCGTACAGGACGCCGGGGGGAAGAAGGTCGCGCTCTTCGTCGTGCGCGAAGGCGTTTCGTTCGAGGTGCCGGACGCGGGACTGGTCGTCACTCCCCGGAAGTTCGACGAGGAGAGGAAGGCGCTCGTGCTCGACGCCTCCGTCGGCGGTACCCGGCACGCGGGCTTGACGGCGACCCGCGAGGCTCCCGCGCGGGTCGCCGGATACGCGATCGTGCCGGTGGCGTACTTCAATCCGGAGCCGTCCGGCTACGCCGCGAGAATCCGGTTTGATGCCCCCGGCCGGGCGCCCGAGGAGACGACCCTCCGGATCAATCATCCCGCGAGTTACGCCGGCACCTCCTTCAGCATCGTCGATCTCCGCCGCGACCCGTATGGGAACGCGATCGTCGGGCTCCAGATGACCCGCGAGCCGGGCGCTTCGCTCTTCTGGATCGGCGCCCTGTTGTTCGGCGCATCGATGGTCACCCACCTGCTCCTTAAAAACATCGCGCGTGGAACGGTCGCGGCCGTGGCGGTGGCGCTGCTTCTCTCGGCGTCGCCCGCGGCGTCGCACGCCTTCGGCGTCGTGATCGACCGGGACGCGGCATGGGAAGGGGAGATGCGCGTCACGGAACCGGTCACCGTCGAAAAGGGGGCGATCCTGACGATCCGGCCGGGGACGGTCGTCCTGTTGTCGGGGGAGGACCGCGACCGGGACGAGTGCGCCGACGGGTACCTCCAGGTGTTCGGCGAACTCCGGGTGGAGGGGGACAGGGACCGCCCGGTGCGGTTCGCAGCCCTGGCGCCGGGGAAACCGTGGAGGGAGATCTTCTTCAAGGACGCGCGGGCCGTGATCCGCCACGCGGTGTTCGAGGGGGCGGCGTGGGCGCTTCACATCCACGACGGGGTCGTGCGGGTCGAGGACACGCTCCTGCGCGCCAACGGCGGCGGCGCGCGGATGAAGGGATCCGGCGCGACGTTCACGCGGTGCGTCATCTCCGGGAACGGGATCGGGTTGCGATTTTGGGTCGGCGGTCCGACGGTCACGGCATCCGCGATCGAGGGGAACGGGACCGGCCTCTTCTACAGGGAGGGGACGGGGGGTGGTAAAATCAACGGAAACCGGATCTCCAACCGGGAGTGGGACGTGAAAATCGGCGAATGGGCGTCCGGGGATCTCGACCTGTCCGGAAATTATTGGGGCGCCTCTCCCGGGGCGGTTGGCCGGATCCGGGATTACCGGGAGCATAAGGATGTCGGGAAGGTCACGCTGTCTCCCCGATTGACCGTCCCGCCGGCCGGGGTGCCGGTGGAGAAATCGCGATGA
- a CDS encoding DUF362 domain-containing protein: MTTGGCRYSRRRFLQAAGAFAASTLLPRVLLAAAGTKEDGAFVPVPALGHPWPSAGKGIDVSVASGATPAERARKAVALLGGMKAFVSRGDVVVVKPNIGWDRTPEQAANTDPEFVVAVAEMCMAAGAKAVRVFDRSCNDPRRCYVNSGIKEAVERFARKNRVEDAVRIYHVEDRKFVRTSIPNALSIKEWDLYRDALEADRIVNLPIAKHHSLAGITLGLKNMMGVMGGNRGQIHYRLSECLVDVHRRLPVALTVIDAGKVLMRNGPSGGNLADVKSFGKAFASRDVVAADVVAAERIFQRSPRDVPHIAKAMESGLGITSLAQIRRVEG; the protein is encoded by the coding sequence ATGACCACGGGTGGATGCCGGTACAGCAGGAGGCGGTTCCTCCAGGCGGCGGGCGCGTTTGCCGCGTCGACCCTCCTTCCGCGCGTCCTGCTTGCGGCGGCCGGGACGAAAGAGGACGGGGCATTCGTGCCTGTCCCGGCACTAGGCCATCCATGGCCGTCGGCCGGGAAGGGGATCGACGTGAGCGTGGCCTCCGGGGCGACACCCGCGGAGAGGGCCCGCAAGGCGGTGGCGCTCCTGGGCGGGATGAAGGCGTTCGTCTCCCGCGGCGACGTGGTCGTCGTAAAGCCGAACATCGGGTGGGACCGCACCCCCGAGCAGGCGGCGAACACCGACCCGGAGTTCGTCGTCGCGGTCGCGGAGATGTGCATGGCGGCAGGCGCGAAGGCGGTCCGCGTCTTCGACCGCAGCTGCAACGACCCGAGGCGCTGCTACGTGAACAGCGGGATCAAGGAGGCCGTGGAACGGTTCGCGCGGAAGAACCGCGTCGAGGACGCGGTGCGGATCTACCACGTCGAGGACCGGAAGTTCGTCCGCACGTCGATCCCGAACGCCCTGTCGATCAAGGAGTGGGACCTGTACAGGGACGCGCTCGAAGCGGACCGGATCGTCAACCTGCCGATCGCCAAGCATCACTCCCTCGCAGGCATCACTCTCGGGCTGAAAAACATGATGGGAGTGATGGGTGGGAACCGGGGGCAGATCCATTACCGGCTTTCGGAGTGCCTCGTGGACGTCCACCGCCGTCTTCCCGTCGCGCTCACCGTGATCGACGCGGGGAAGGTCCTGATGCGGAACGGCCCCTCGGGGGGGAACCTCGCGGACGTGAAGTCCTTCGGAAAGGCGTTCGCCTCGCGGGACGTGGTCGCCGCCGACGTCGTTGCGGCCGAGCGGATCTTCCAGCGGTCCCCCCGCGACGTCCCGCACATCGCCAAGGCGATGGAGTCGGGGCTGGGCATAACCTCCCTCGCGCAGATCCGCCGGGTGGAAGGGTGA
- a CDS encoding phosphate/phosphite/phosphonate ABC transporter substrate-binding protein, with product MSRFTRIFIVVLLVGTAAVLLKGYLRPPKPPLRVAFQVCNSIEENRERFEPLGAWLGKKLGRKVVVSHVNTFDFVERAQRREFDVLQSNGYIYVNVKEKTGGTLLAREVKSDTGKDTGGLIVVRADSHVRTLPDLKGKKMAFGPVLSPGGYLAQYHTMVSAGLDPEKILAGYTFLPGAWQHEKVIYAILYGAVDAGAVKVGDIERMEAEGKVRKSDFRVIAASPPVPNCTFFALPHVDARTAESFRKALLALSDRDSVAVNGERLNVLKRDGTKGYVPARDEEYDILRNMARATNLPPYEKY from the coding sequence TTGAGTAGATTCACCCGGATTTTCATCGTCGTCCTTCTCGTCGGGACCGCCGCGGTCCTCCTGAAAGGGTACCTCCGCCCGCCAAAACCGCCGTTGCGGGTGGCGTTCCAGGTGTGCAACTCGATCGAGGAGAACCGGGAGCGGTTCGAGCCGCTGGGCGCATGGCTCGGGAAAAAGCTGGGCCGGAAGGTCGTGGTCTCCCACGTCAACACGTTCGATTTCGTCGAGCGGGCGCAGCGCAGGGAGTTCGACGTCCTCCAGTCGAACGGGTACATCTACGTGAACGTCAAGGAGAAGACCGGGGGAACGCTGCTGGCCCGGGAGGTGAAAAGCGACACCGGGAAGGATACGGGCGGCCTGATCGTCGTGCGCGCCGATTCGCACGTGCGCACCCTGCCCGACCTGAAGGGGAAGAAGATGGCCTTCGGCCCCGTCCTCTCGCCGGGAGGGTACCTGGCCCAGTACCACACCATGGTTTCCGCCGGGCTGGACCCGGAGAAAATCCTGGCGGGCTACACGTTCCTCCCCGGCGCGTGGCAGCATGAAAAGGTGATCTACGCGATCCTGTACGGCGCCGTGGACGCGGGAGCGGTAAAGGTGGGCGACATCGAGCGGATGGAAGCCGAGGGAAAGGTCCGCAAATCCGATTTCCGGGTGATCGCGGCGTCCCCTCCGGTCCCGAACTGCACCTTTTTCGCCCTGCCCCACGTTGACGCCCGCACGGCGGAATCGTTCCGGAAGGCCCTCCTCGCCCTGTCCGACCGGGATTCCGTTGCGGTAAACGGGGAGCGTCTCAACGTATTGAAGAGGGACGGCACGAAAGGGTACGTTCCCGCGAGGGACGAGGAGTACGACATCCTGCGGAACATGGCGCGCGCGACGAACCTGCCGCCGTACGAAAAATATTAG
- a CDS encoding U32 family peptidase, which produces MLILSPVDRVSEVPELVDAGAGELYAGYVPPFWTDVFGPVVSCNRRSFDEANVGSFDDLGALVHAAAVRDVPVHVALNASPIPDGMIPRMVETAVDLARIGVRGVIVSDLSFLLALRAANLPRLALHASTLFSAFNGMTVAFLRRAGAERVVLARELSTAEIAAIVRPAGETRIETIGFRGRCPNIEGFCTHLHDDPRRTWPCGLRYEKEWVGQGEAIPPEVLAAIERNEGADRFFSCGLCAVPLLERAGVHAIKIVGRGSETARKVDAVRTVAAMRAYGREAIPVPADCSARGHALYRETFGRPCRPENCYFPEFHSTRDAGFLAGGFHSATACRPSMASSPAPPLAPDASSPMPMEGQVPREPRMAGAAAALQTPQRGTPRYVTPAIVRSVYQYLGPEGEGIAGLPDGVGAAMGSEYCVHLLPSPATMTEAVREAADRGAKLLLLTPYFRDAELKTFLPLFRAIPADAPVDVAVNDWGALRALHGLFPRMRLSIGRLLSGQKRCPRIGVSAHLTEEGRMWHGGGIFSSPSAVSFLAEAYGVAGYHIDDLPWSLPALDANVVRDAEAPFLFVHAPHAIVSVSDACPWIGGASSASIASCPRPCRNDHVILREPSMGGDLFQKGKARFTTRDSGKTGRPAPSGAVAVVTYPGLP; this is translated from the coding sequence GTGCTGATCCTGTCGCCGGTCGACCGGGTATCCGAGGTGCCGGAACTGGTCGATGCGGGCGCAGGGGAACTGTACGCCGGCTACGTCCCGCCGTTCTGGACGGACGTGTTCGGCCCCGTCGTTTCCTGCAACCGGAGGAGCTTCGACGAGGCGAACGTCGGCTCTTTCGATGACCTCGGCGCGCTCGTCCACGCCGCCGCCGTGCGGGACGTTCCGGTCCACGTCGCCCTGAACGCCTCCCCGATCCCCGACGGGATGATTCCGCGGATGGTGGAGACGGCCGTGGATCTCGCGCGGATCGGCGTTCGCGGGGTAATCGTCTCCGACCTGTCGTTCCTGCTCGCCCTGCGGGCGGCGAACCTCCCCCGGCTCGCGCTTCACGCGAGCACCCTTTTCTCGGCGTTCAACGGGATGACGGTCGCGTTCCTGCGCCGGGCGGGAGCGGAGCGGGTGGTACTCGCCCGGGAGCTGTCGACCGCAGAGATCGCCGCGATCGTCCGGCCCGCGGGGGAGACGCGCATCGAAACGATCGGGTTCCGCGGTCGCTGCCCGAACATCGAGGGGTTCTGCACCCACCTGCACGACGATCCCCGGCGCACCTGGCCGTGCGGGCTCCGATACGAAAAGGAATGGGTCGGTCAGGGGGAGGCGATCCCGCCGGAGGTCCTCGCGGCGATCGAACGGAACGAGGGAGCCGACCGGTTCTTCTCCTGCGGTCTTTGCGCCGTTCCGTTGCTCGAGCGCGCGGGCGTCCACGCGATCAAGATCGTCGGCAGGGGGTCGGAGACGGCCCGCAAGGTCGACGCGGTCCGCACGGTCGCCGCGATGCGGGCGTACGGGCGCGAGGCGATCCCCGTCCCGGCGGATTGCTCCGCCCGGGGGCACGCCCTCTACCGGGAAACGTTCGGCCGGCCTTGCCGTCCGGAGAACTGCTACTTCCCCGAGTTCCACTCGACGCGGGACGCAGGGTTCCTCGCGGGGGGCTTCCACTCCGCTACGGCTTGTCGGCCGTCCATGGCCTCCTCGCCTGCGCCTCCGCTTGCTCCCGACGCTTCATCTCCGATGCCCATGGAAGGGCAAGTGCCGCGGGAGCCAAGGATGGCGGGAGCGGCCGCTGCGCTCCAGACGCCGCAGCGTGGAACCCCCCGCTACGTCACTCCTGCGATTGTGCGCTCTGTTTATCAGTACCTCGGGCCGGAGGGCGAGGGGATCGCGGGGCTGCCGGACGGCGTCGGGGCGGCGATGGGGAGCGAGTATTGCGTCCACCTGCTGCCGTCCCCGGCAACGATGACGGAGGCCGTCCGCGAGGCGGCGGACCGCGGAGCAAAGCTGCTGCTCCTCACTCCGTACTTCCGCGACGCGGAGCTGAAAACCTTCCTCCCCCTGTTCCGGGCGATTCCGGCGGACGCACCGGTGGACGTGGCGGTAAACGACTGGGGCGCGCTCCGGGCGCTGCACGGCCTCTTCCCGCGGATGCGGCTGTCGATCGGCCGCCTCCTGTCGGGGCAGAAGCGGTGCCCGCGGATCGGCGTCTCCGCCCACCTTACGGAGGAGGGGAGGATGTGGCACGGGGGAGGGATCTTCTCCTCTCCGTCCGCCGTTTCCTTCCTGGCGGAAGCGTACGGCGTCGCGGGGTACCACATCGACGACCTGCCATGGAGTCTGCCGGCGCTTGACGCCAACGTCGTCCGGGACGCGGAAGCACCGTTCCTCTTCGTCCACGCCCCCCACGCGATCGTCTCGGTGTCGGACGCCTGTCCCTGGATCGGAGGGGCCTCCTCCGCATCGATCGCATCGTGCCCGCGGCCGTGCCGGAACGATCACGTGATACTGCGCGAGCCCTCGATGGGAGGCGACCTCTTTCAGAAGGGGAAGGCACGGTTCACCACCCGCGATTCCGGGAAAACCGGACGGCCCGCTCCTTCGGGAGCGGTCGCCGTCGTGACGTACCCGGGCCTCCCATAA
- a CDS encoding glycine betaine ABC transporter substrate-binding protein: MRRIATWLIVLAATAAVLVLPSPARACVGRTILIGYHDAPDQVMVANILAVFIDERTGTTVKLIRFRTREEAFEAIRQDKVSLYTDYSSILLSKFAGERPSGDDEKNFARLKEALNRKYNVVWLEPFGYDRYFPGRAKNGERPGQAGVMLCKDALAKFPALPKLLGKLRGVLDNETMASLLREASTTDPKTVARRFLKSRKLI, translated from the coding sequence ATGCGCAGAATCGCCACCTGGCTGATCGTTCTCGCGGCGACCGCCGCCGTCCTCGTTCTCCCTTCTCCCGCGCGGGCCTGCGTCGGGCGGACCATCCTCATCGGGTACCACGATGCCCCCGACCAGGTGATGGTGGCCAACATCCTCGCCGTCTTCATCGACGAGCGGACCGGGACCACGGTGAAGCTGATCCGGTTCCGCACGCGGGAAGAGGCTTTCGAGGCGATCCGCCAGGACAAGGTCAGTCTCTACACGGACTATTCGTCGATCCTCCTCTCGAAGTTCGCGGGGGAGCGTCCCTCGGGAGATGACGAGAAGAACTTCGCGCGGCTGAAAGAGGCCCTCAACCGGAAATACAACGTCGTCTGGCTGGAGCCGTTCGGGTACGACCGGTACTTTCCCGGGAGGGCGAAAAACGGGGAGCGGCCGGGACAGGCGGGGGTGATGCTGTGCAAGGACGCGCTGGCGAAGTTCCCCGCGCTGCCGAAGCTGCTCGGGAAGCTGCGCGGCGTCCTCGACAACGAGACGATGGCGTCGCTCCTGCGGGAAGCGTCGACCACCGACCCGAAGACCGTCGCGCGCCGCTTCCTGAAATCCCGCAAGCTCATCTGA
- the yedE gene encoding YedE family putative selenium transporter has product MSPKRFLFPESAAVLAAAGALLGALAVGLAVLGNPASTGLCASCFLVNVAGALGLHARESQSYLRPEILGIVLGAFFAASAAGEFRVRGGGSPVRHFLGGAFLLLGCEVFIGCPIKALLRTAGGGAVGLVGLAGLVAGVLFATAYLREGFSLPAPRALPEGAGLVLPAAAFLLLALSAGIGESFAGSGFPSGARHAPFAAAAAVGLLFGAVGQRTRFCVTGSVRTAALARDFREASGTAAFLLAALALNLFTGAFTPTLSLEPGAHTDLLWAFLALGLVGFGAILVNGCPFRQLVRASSGDLDAAAAVAGMLLAAGLSVRWGIGSSPAGVTAAGKIAVLLGGAFFLLLAAWKRKGE; this is encoded by the coding sequence TTGAGCCCGAAACGGTTCCTTTTCCCGGAGTCCGCCGCGGTCCTTGCGGCGGCGGGAGCGCTGCTCGGCGCGCTGGCCGTCGGCCTGGCCGTCCTCGGGAACCCGGCCTCCACGGGGCTATGCGCTTCCTGTTTCCTCGTGAACGTGGCGGGAGCGCTCGGCCTGCACGCCCGCGAATCGCAAAGCTACCTTCGACCCGAGATCCTCGGGATCGTCCTCGGCGCCTTCTTCGCCGCGAGCGCCGCCGGGGAGTTCCGCGTCCGCGGCGGAGGGTCCCCGGTCCGGCACTTCCTGGGCGGCGCCTTCCTCCTCCTCGGCTGCGAGGTCTTCATCGGCTGCCCGATCAAGGCGCTCCTGCGGACCGCGGGCGGCGGTGCGGTCGGGCTCGTCGGCCTCGCCGGGCTGGTCGCGGGGGTCCTCTTCGCAACGGCGTACCTGCGGGAGGGGTTCTCCCTTCCGGCTCCGCGTGCGCTCCCCGAGGGAGCCGGGCTCGTCCTCCCGGCGGCGGCGTTCCTGCTCCTCGCCCTGTCCGCGGGGATCGGGGAGTCGTTCGCCGGTTCCGGGTTTCCCTCGGGCGCCCGCCACGCGCCGTTCGCGGCGGCCGCGGCGGTGGGTCTTCTCTTCGGAGCCGTCGGGCAGCGCACCCGTTTCTGCGTGACCGGCAGCGTCCGCACCGCCGCGCTTGCCCGCGACTTCCGGGAGGCGTCCGGGACGGCGGCGTTCCTGCTCGCCGCGCTGGCCCTCAACCTGTTCACCGGCGCCTTTACGCCGACCCTATCCCTCGAGCCCGGCGCCCACACGGACCTGCTCTGGGCGTTCCTCGCGCTCGGGTTGGTCGGGTTCGGCGCGATCCTCGTCAACGGCTGCCCGTTCCGGCAGCTCGTCCGCGCCTCCTCCGGCGACCTCGACGCCGCCGCCGCCGTGGCGGGGATGCTGCTCGCCGCCGGCCTGTCCGTCCGGTGGGGGATCGGTTCCTCTCCCGCGGGCGTCACCGCGGCCGGCAAGATCGCCGTGCTGCTCGGCGGCGCCTTCTTCCTCCTCCTCGCGGCGTGGAAGCGGAAGGGGGAGTAA
- a CDS encoding AAA family ATPase produces the protein MHRKLENVFYEVRAPRLSWNDIGGLSGPKSKMKEMVCLPLTKAKELRAMGVTFPAGVMLWGPLGLGITMLAEAAAKEAGATFVYVSGQEMLGKSDQMEQAFRMAIREAPSVFFISDIDWLCPRAGASYEWAPGNFRGKTPTFADIAFTEKFLALLDGLLEFPEVRLVGSCYRIDVVDQAAIKEKKRFNRKIYVAPPSARDRREILAIYSAKMPLDADVDLDAIALDAEGCTGWDIENLCRKAAIVAVEEERPAVGRRHFDAALRSITPWLTPDMVEGYARIFREDCPHHYSF, from the coding sequence TTGCACCGGAAGCTGGAAAACGTCTTCTACGAGGTGCGCGCGCCGCGCCTGTCGTGGAACGACATCGGGGGCCTGTCCGGCCCGAAGTCGAAAATGAAGGAGATGGTGTGCCTCCCGCTGACGAAGGCGAAGGAACTCCGGGCGATGGGGGTCACCTTCCCCGCGGGGGTGATGCTGTGGGGGCCGCTGGGGCTGGGAATCACGATGCTGGCCGAGGCGGCGGCGAAGGAGGCGGGGGCGACCTTCGTCTACGTCTCCGGGCAGGAGATGCTGGGGAAGTCGGACCAAATGGAACAGGCGTTCAGGATGGCCATCCGGGAGGCGCCGTCGGTCTTCTTCATCTCCGACATCGACTGGCTCTGCCCGCGCGCGGGGGCGTCGTACGAATGGGCTCCCGGGAACTTCCGCGGGAAGACGCCGACCTTCGCCGACATCGCGTTCACGGAAAAATTCCTTGCGCTGCTCGACGGACTCCTCGAGTTCCCCGAAGTCCGCCTCGTCGGCTCCTGCTACCGGATCGACGTGGTGGACCAGGCGGCGATCAAGGAGAAGAAGCGGTTCAACCGGAAGATCTACGTCGCCCCGCCATCCGCACGGGATCGCCGGGAGATCCTCGCCATCTACTCGGCGAAGATGCCGCTCGATGCAGACGTCGATCTCGACGCGATCGCGCTCGACGCGGAGGGGTGCACCGGCTGGGACATCGAGAACCTGTGCCGGAAGGCGGCGATCGTCGCGGTCGAGGAGGAACGCCCCGCCGTGGGCCGAAGGCATTTCGACGCCGCGTTGCGTTCCATCACCCCATGGCTCACGCCCGACATGGTGGAAGGGTACGCCCGGATCTTCCGGGAAGACTGCCCCCACCATTACTCGTTCTGA